The Chitinibacter bivalviorum genomic interval TCCCGCCATGCAGCCACCAGCTTGGCACAACGCCCATGTTCATCATTGAGATACAAGCCAGTCATGCTGCTGCGCGATGCCTGCCCTAAGACTTGCAGCATATCAAGCAGATAGTCCGGCTCATCCGTGTGCGTGAGGATACTCACCACACTATCGAAGGCGTTGAAGTAAGTATGATAAGTGCCCAGCGCCTGCTGTTCATGCATCGCAAGGCTGGAAAAACCACTTGATTCAGAGAGCAACCCTTTTCCCCAATCCGCAAAACATCACAAGCCGAAACTGCTTCGGCGAAATCCATGGCTCAGGCGCCACAAAGCAAAACGGGAATTCAGCCTGGAATTCCCGTCTCACCACCTTACTCTTTCGCTGGAGGTGGGATCAGCACTTCGCTGTAACCACACTCTTTTTGTGGGCAAACCTTTTCGGTGCCACGACGCTTAGTGACCTTAATCGTCATGATCGGCCATTTACACTGAGGGCAGGCCTCGGCCACAGGCGGATTCCACGTCGCATATTTGCAGTCTGGATAGGTATTGCACGAATAGAACATTTTGCCGTACCGGCTCTTACGTTCAATCAAGCTACCTTTATGACATTCGGGGCATTCAATCCCAGTATCTTTGGGTTTTTCCAGCGGCTCAATGTGCTTGCACTTCGGATAGTTTGAGCAGCCAATAAATTTGCCGTAACGCCCCACCTTGATGTGCAACGCTGATTCACATTTTGGGCAAGTGCGATCTGGCACTACTTCCGGCTCGATTGGTGCGGCATTTGGATCATCACCAATATTGCGGGTGTAATCACATTCTGGATACGAGCTACAGCTAATAAAGCGGCCACGACGCCCCAGACGAATCGATAGTTTATGTTTGCCACATTTCGGGCAATCTTCATCCATCGCTTCGTGCGTCACTTCAGCACGCGATAAAGCCTGCTTTTCCTCGCATTGCTTGTGGAATTTCTTCCAGAATTCATCCAGCACCGGCACCCATTCACGCGAACCGGTTGAAATTTCATCGAGTTTATCTTCAAGCTTAGCGGTGAAATTGTAATCAACGTATTGCGTGAAATGTTCAGTCAGGAATTTATTCACCACCTCGCCAGTATCGGTCGGCGTGAAGCGCTTTTTATCCAGAATGACGTATTCACGATCTTTCAGCGTGTAAATAATCGACGCATACGTAGAAGGACGGCCAATACCAAATTCTTCTAGCGACTTCACCAAGCTCGCCTCAGTAAAGCGCGGTGGAGGCTGCGTAAAGTGTTGCTCACCGAAGATTTTCTCAACCGGTAGCGCATCGCCTTCGGTCAAGACGGGCAGACGAGCTTCATCTTCATCGTCTTCCACATCATCGGCGTCTTCCTGATACACAGCGATAAAACCGGGGAATACCAAAGTCTGGCCCGTGGCACGGAACAGATTTTCTGGCGAACCTACTGCAATATCTACTGCCACCGTGTCGAATTTCGCTGGCGTCATCTGACACGACAAGGTGCGCTTCCAGATCATTTGATAGAGCTTAAATTGCTCTGGCGACAGGAAGGTTTTAACCGACTCAGGCGTGCGCAGAATCGACGTTGGGCGAATTGCCTCGTGCGCCTCTTGCGCGTTTTTGGCTTTGTTTTTGTAGGTGATCGGGGCGTTTGGCAAATAGTCTTTGTCAAAATTAGCCGAAATATAATCGCGAATCTCAGCCAGAGCATCGTTAGATAAGGCCACCGAGTCGGTACGCATATACGTGATCAAACCGACTGTTTCACCGCCGAGATTCACACCTTCATACAGCGATTGCGCCGTGCGCATCGCCCGATCAGTGGTAAAGCCCAGTTTACGCACCGATTCCTGTTGCAAGGTTGAAGTCGTAAATGGCGCAGTCGGGCTGCGAGATTTCTTTTTCTTCTCTACCGCATGAACAACCGCTTCTTTGCCTGCCAAGCCATTCAGAATTGTGGTTTGCTCAGCTTCATTGGGAATATCAAATTGATCGAGCTTTTTGCCTTGCCAGGTCGTGAGCTTAGCGGCGACCTTGCTGCGGCCTTTTTTCGTATCAAGATGGATAGTCCAATATTCTTGCGCATTAAACGCACGAATTTCGTTTTCACGCTCGCAAATCAGGCGTAAAGCAGGGCTTTGCACTCGACCTGCAGACAAACCCGTCCGCACTTTGCGCCACAACAGCGGCGACAAGTTAAAGCCCACCAAATAATCGAGCGCACTGCGCGCTTGCTGGGCATTCACCAAGTTAAAGTCGATATCGCGTGGATTAGCGACCGCATTTAAGACCGCGGACTCGGTGATTTCATGAAACACAACGCGCTTAAATATTTTTTCTGGCTTGATTAGTTTTTTAGCTTTCAAGATTTCCAGAATGTGCCAAGAAATGGCTTCACCTTCGCGGTCCGGATCGGATGCGAGGTAGACATTATCGGCTTGCTCAACCGCTTCGCAAATGGCATCAACGTGTTTCTTATTTTTATCGATGACCTGATACTTCATTTTGAAGTCATTTTCAGGATCAACCGAACCATTTTTACGGACTAAACCGCGCACGTGACCGTAGGAAGCCAAGATCTGAAAATCTTTGCCTAAGTATTTTTGCAGTGTCTTCGCCTTAGAAGGCGACTCTACGATTAAGAGATTTGCGGGCATGGTTCCCCGTTAATTGATAATTACACAGGTTTTAACAATCTTTGGTGTGATCGGCGATGCTTAATGTAATGCAGCACCGTCACGACCAAAGAGCAGGTCTTCGATCAGGAGATTAGACAGCGCATCGCGCTTATGCCAAATCACCATCAATACAATTAATTTTATTCTCTCGCAGGTGATTTCACCCTCAGGTTCACGCCACACGCGATCTAATACTAATTCACGCTCGCCAATAGTGAGCGTTTTAGTGGCATCTAGCGCAAAAATAAACTCTGCGGCTTCATCACTAAAGCGCTCTAACTCAATCGGCAACAGGCTACGATGAGCCAAATTTAATCCGTCCAAGGCACGATACGGCGCCGCATCGAGCTGTTTGAGCTCACCTAACCACGCCAAGGCATCGTGAATATCTTCACCCTCAAAACCCGCCAACGACAGTTTTTTAGCCAATTGGGAAACATCAGGCAGGCCATCTGCGTTGTAAAACTGCTCAAAAAGGTAAGCAAGCACTTCAAGCATAATCGGGTTTACACAGCCCTCGCTAACCTTTGATAACGATTACCAGGCAAGCAAGACAACTGTCCTTCTAATTCCAAACCTAACAGAATCGCGCACAGCGCCTCGCTAGTCAAGCCAGTTCTCTCGACCAGCAAGTCAAAATCAACGGGATCCCAACCCATTTCGCCCAATACTGGATGGCTATTGTCTTCTTGATCAACCTGCTCTTTTGATGATTTTTTTGCCAGCGCAGGCACTGAAAATAACGACAATGGCGCAGATAACTCATCGAAAATATCCGCCCCAGATTCGACCAATTTGGCACCATTTTTAATCAAATAATGGCAACCTTTGGCGACAGGGGAATGTATCGAGCCCGGAATAGCAAACACCTCTCGCCCAAGATCAACCGCCTGACGCGCGGTAATTAAAGATCCGCTCCCTAAAGCGGCCTCTACCACAAGACAACCTAATCCCAGCGCCGCAATAAGACGATTTCGCCGTGGAAAATGCTCAGCCTTGGGTGGCGAGCCAATGGCTAGCTCGGACAAAATCAAACCTGCAGCGGCAAGTTGATGCGCCAAGGGGCGATTGCTCGCAGGGTAGACGCGATCTAAACCCGTCCCCACGACGGCGATACTCGATCCACGCCCCAACAATCCGCCTTGGTGAGCTGCCGCATCAATCCCGCTTGCCAGACCACTGATAATCGTGACGCCCTGCTCGGATAAGTGCTTTGCAAATGCTTGAGCATTTTGTATGCCCTGCGCGGTGGCATGGCGGCTACCCACAATCCCGAGCGCAGGGCAATCCAGTAAGGTCAAATCGCCTTTTGCATACAATACGCACGGGGGATCGGGTAAATCGAGTAATTTTTTGGGGTATCGATCATCAGCCAAGGTCAGAATTGAATGACCTTCGGCATTGAGCCAATCAACCGTAGTATCGATAAGGGCTGAGTTTTCGACCTGTGCAGCATCGACAATTGCCCGCGCCACACCTGGTGGTACATAGAGGCTTAATTGATCATAAGGCGCAGCAAAAATAGCTACGGGCTCACCCAGAGCCCGTAATAACTGAATTTGCCCTCGTGGCCCCAAGCCATTAACTAGACTCAGGCGTAACCACGGGATCAATTCATTCACATCTAGCAAGACTTACTCCGCATTCGCCGCTTCAGCCTTGATTAAATCACCCACATTGACTGGCTGGGTGCTATCAAGCACTAGACCATACGATAGATTTGGGAAAACACGATAAATAAACAAATTCGCATTTTTGATTGGCGGCGTGAGCAAATCTGGTTCAGAGCGATCTTCTTTTGTAATGGCTCGTGGCGCTTTGTAGGTAAAGAAAACAGTACCAACATCGACGCCATCCAAAGCACCTTTATTGATCGCAACCGTCATCAATGAGCCAACGTCAACAACTTCACCATAGGTCGAGGCAACTTTGCCCGTAATCGCTTGTGCTGGTAAATGTGGCGCATAATTGAGGAACGTTTTTTCTGGTGCTTTGACCATTCGATCGCCAATTTGGATTTCGCGTACCACAGAGCGCACCTGCAGCGTCGTCACATCACCAACTTTGCTTACTCGAACATCACCCAAGTAATTTACTTGCATACCCAGCACTTCTTTCGGGTTGTCTGGGTTCATGATGTCTTTGCCTTGCCGGAATACCTGCCAAGTTTCACCTGACTCAGCTTCTGGCATATTCACGGCATAAATTTGATCGCCTTGCGTATAGAGCACGCGATTATCGGGGCCAGCAGCAATACGGGGCGCGGCTTTAAATGTTGCCGCGTCCATAATCATCGGCTTGTACAAGAAGGGCTCAATTGAAGAGAGCGCAATACTTGGCGTAGCATCGCCATCTAAACTACTGATCCGAACACGTGGGCTTAACTTGCCACTACCGCCACGCCCGTCAGCTTTTGCGTTTTTCAGCAGACGCAAACGTGGCTTACCGCCTGTGCGATCAAGTACAATCACATCACCAGGGTAAATCCAATGTGGATTTTTGATCTCTTCTTTATTGAGTTGCCAAATTTCTGGCCAGCGCCACGGTTGCTTCAAGAATTTACCGGAGATACCCCACAACGTATCGCCTTTGACCACCGTGTAACTATCAGGTGCATTTTCGGCGAGT includes:
- the topA gene encoding type I DNA topoisomerase; the encoded protein is MPANLLIVESPSKAKTLQKYLGKDFQILASYGHVRGLVRKNGSVDPENDFKMKYQVIDKNKKHVDAICEAVEQADNVYLASDPDREGEAISWHILEILKAKKLIKPEKIFKRVVFHEITESAVLNAVANPRDIDFNLVNAQQARSALDYLVGFNLSPLLWRKVRTGLSAGRVQSPALRLICERENEIRAFNAQEYWTIHLDTKKGRSKVAAKLTTWQGKKLDQFDIPNEAEQTTILNGLAGKEAVVHAVEKKKKSRSPTAPFTTSTLQQESVRKLGFTTDRAMRTAQSLYEGVNLGGETVGLITYMRTDSVALSNDALAEIRDYISANFDKDYLPNAPITYKNKAKNAQEAHEAIRPTSILRTPESVKTFLSPEQFKLYQMIWKRTLSCQMTPAKFDTVAVDIAVGSPENLFRATGQTLVFPGFIAVYQEDADDVEDDEDEARLPVLTEGDALPVEKIFGEQHFTQPPPRFTEASLVKSLEEFGIGRPSTYASIIYTLKDREYVILDKKRFTPTDTGEVVNKFLTEHFTQYVDYNFTAKLEDKLDEISTGSREWVPVLDEFWKKFHKQCEEKQALSRAEVTHEAMDEDCPKCGKHKLSIRLGRRGRFISCSSYPECDYTRNIGDDPNAAPIEPEVVPDRTCPKCESALHIKVGRYGKFIGCSNYPKCKHIEPLEKPKDTGIECPECHKGSLIERKSRYGKMFYSCNTYPDCKYATWNPPVAEACPQCKWPIMTIKVTKRRGTEKVCPQKECGYSEVLIPPPAKE
- a CDS encoding DUF494 family protein, whose translation is MLEVLAYLFEQFYNADGLPDVSQLAKKLSLAGFEGEDIHDALAWLGELKQLDAAPYRALDGLNLAHRSLLPIELERFSDEAAEFIFALDATKTLTIGERELVLDRVWREPEGEITCERIKLIVLMVIWHKRDALSNLLIEDLLFGRDGAALH
- the dprA gene encoding DNA-processing protein DprA, whose amino-acid sequence is MNELIPWLRLSLVNGLGPRGQIQLLRALGEPVAIFAAPYDQLSLYVPPGVARAIVDAAQVENSALIDTTVDWLNAEGHSILTLADDRYPKKLLDLPDPPCVLYAKGDLTLLDCPALGIVGSRHATAQGIQNAQAFAKHLSEQGVTIISGLASGIDAAAHQGGLLGRGSSIAVVGTGLDRVYPASNRPLAHQLAAAGLILSELAIGSPPKAEHFPRRNRLIAALGLGCLVVEAALGSGSLITARQAVDLGREVFAIPGSIHSPVAKGCHYLIKNGAKLVESGADIFDELSAPLSLFSVPALAKKSSKEQVDQEDNSHPVLGEMGWDPVDFDLLVERTGLTSEALCAILLGLELEGQLSCLPGNRYQRLARAV
- a CDS encoding LysM peptidoglycan-binding domain-containing protein → MAGSALADELKLAENAPDSYTVVKGDTLWGISGKFLKQPWRWPEIWQLNKEEIKNPHWIYPGDVIVLDRTGGKPRLRLLKNAKADGRGGSGKLSPRVRISSLDGDATPSIALSSIEPFLYKPMIMDAATFKAAPRIAAGPDNRVLYTQGDQIYAVNMPEAESGETWQVFRQGKDIMNPDNPKEVLGMQVNYLGDVRVSKVGDVTTLQVRSVVREIQIGDRMVKAPEKTFLNYAPHLPAQAITGKVASTYGEVVDVGSLMTVAINKGALDGVDVGTVFFTYKAPRAITKEDRSEPDLLTPPIKNANLFIYRVFPNLSYGLVLDSTQPVNVGDLIKAEAANAE